A single genomic interval of Manduca sexta isolate Smith_Timp_Sample1 unplaced genomic scaffold, JHU_Msex_v1.0 HiC_scaffold_1670, whole genome shotgun sequence harbors:
- the LOC119191587 gene encoding chorion class A protein PC292-like yields MSTFAFLLLCVQACLIHNAYSACLGTGYYGAGLGYGYGGLGCGGCGVGGIGYAGYDGFGYGGLGYGGLGYGGWGYGVGYDGIGAGYGGAGVGNVAVAGELPVAGTTAVAGQVPIIGAVGFAGDALAAGSVSIAGRCGCGCGCGGAYLY; encoded by the exons ATGTCTACCTTCGCCTTTCTTCTTCTTTGCGTGCAGGCTTGCCTCATACAC AATGCGTACAGCGCATGCCTTGGCACTGGCTACTATGGCGCCGGTCTCGGCTACGGCTACGGCGGTCTGGGTTGTGGAGGATGCGGTGTAGGCGGCATTGGTTACGCCGGTTATGATGGTTTCGGTTACGGCGGACTTGGCTACGGCGGCCTTGGTTATGGCGGTTGGGGCTATGGTGTCGGTTACGACGGTATTGGTGCTGGTTACGGCGGTGCCGGTGTTGGTAACGTAGCTGTGGCCGGCGAGCTGCCCGTGGCTGGTACCACCGCCGTCGCCGGTCAGGTGCCAATCATCGGCGCTGTCGGTTTCGCCGGTGACGCTCTCGCCGCTGGTTCCGTCTCCATCGCCGGACGTTGCGGTTGCGGCTGCGGCTGCGGTGGGGCTTACCTTTACTAA